From one Candidatus Schekmanbacteria bacterium RIFCSPLOWO2_02_FULL_38_14 genomic stretch:
- a CDS encoding NADH oxidoreductase (quinone) subunit F — MMEKILLKNTEVPEQYQLETYMKSGGYQAIHKAFKMSPLELVEEVKKSGLRGRGGAGFPTGLKWSFLPKDTKSPIYLVCNADEGEPGTFKDRYLMEKDPHLFIEGIIISSFAIKAKQAFIYIRGEFVLSTTRLEKAIEEAIKAGYLGKNILGSGYDLEITVHRGAGAYVCGEETSLLESLEGKRGYPRLKPPFPALVGAFQSPTIINNVETISAVPWIVLNGGEAYAKIGTEKSKGTKLFSISGKVNRPGVYEVDLGFPLEKFIDEYAGGIKEGRKLKAVIPGGSSTPVLKASDIEGLNLDYEAVAKAGSMLGSGAIIVFDETDCMVKSISVLADFYAHESCGQCSPCREGTAWMARIIHRILDGKGKKSDVDMLLDICDNIMGKTVCPLGDAAAMPVESFVKRFRNEFEYHIREKRCNLS; from the coding sequence ATAATGGAAAAGATACTTTTAAAAAACACAGAAGTTCCTGAACAGTACCAACTTGAGACATACATGAAGAGTGGCGGATACCAGGCTATTCATAAGGCATTTAAGATGTCTCCGCTTGAACTTGTTGAGGAGGTTAAGAAATCAGGGCTTCGCGGAAGGGGGGGCGCAGGGTTCCCGACAGGGCTCAAATGGAGTTTCCTGCCAAAGGATACAAAAAGCCCAATCTATCTTGTCTGCAATGCTGATGAGGGTGAGCCGGGAACATTTAAAGACAGATATCTTATGGAGAAAGACCCTCATCTTTTTATTGAAGGGATAATAATCTCCAGTTTCGCAATCAAGGCTAAACAGGCTTTCATATATATCAGAGGTGAATTTGTTTTAAGCACAACAAGGCTTGAAAAGGCTATAGAAGAGGCTATAAAGGCTGGCTACCTTGGCAAAAATATTCTTGGAAGCGGTTATGACCTTGAGATTACAGTACACAGAGGAGCAGGCGCTTATGTCTGCGGAGAAGAAACATCTCTTCTTGAATCACTTGAAGGGAAAAGGGGTTATCCAAGACTGAAGCCCCCCTTTCCTGCGCTGGTTGGAGCATTTCAGTCGCCCACAATAATCAACAATGTTGAAACGATTTCAGCAGTTCCATGGATAGTTCTCAATGGTGGTGAGGCTTATGCAAAGATTGGCACTGAGAAGAGCAAGGGAACAAAGCTTTTCAGCATAAGCGGAAAGGTGAACAGACCCGGTGTTTACGAGGTTGACCTTGGTTTCCCGCTGGAAAAATTTATAGATGAATATGCAGGAGGGATTAAGGAAGGAAGAAAATTAAAAGCAGTAATACCCGGAGGTTCTTCGACTCCTGTTTTAAAAGCTTCTGATATTGAAGGATTGAATCTTGATTATGAGGCTGTTGCAAAGGCAGGGTCAATGCTGGGTTCAGGCGCTATAATTGTTTTTGACGAGACAGACTGCATGGTAAAAAGCATTTCTGTTCTTGCAGATTTTTATGCCCATGAGTCCTGCGGACAGTGCAGTCCCTGCAGGGAAGGTACTGCATGGATGGCAAGGATAATACATAGGATTCTTGATGGGAAAGGGAAAAAATCTGATGTGGATATGCTTCTTGATATCTGTGACAATATTATGGGCAAGACAGTCTGTCCTCTTGGTGATGCTGCCGCAATGCCTGTTGAAAGTTTTGTAAAAAGATTCAGGAATGAGTTTGAATACCATATAAGAGAGAAAAGGTGTAATTTAAGCTAA
- a CDS encoding NADH dehydrogenase (quinone) subunit D, whose product MLDDKITVRILKENNPDSIIKVDDYLGNLSVTVKKGSLIPVCQTLRDNSELAYNLLLDVCGVDYLGKREKRFEVVYHLYSIDKKQRVRLKVPLSEKEAEVETVSRLWNSANWFERETYEMFGIRFKGHPNLTRLLTHDQFQGYPLRKDYDPAKRHKCTGVREYLREEFRELSKERTVLNIGPSHPTMHGVLRLQVLLEGETIVDAEAEIGYLHRCFEKMCETHTYTGVIPYTDRLNYCSSFLNNVGYVMAVERFMGIEVPKRAQYIRVILSEFSRIIDHMVCIGANLVDIGALTNFWYLFRPREEVYSLIESCCGSRLTTNYTRIGGLSNDVPSDFRERVEKLLNELPRFIDDVDRLNTKNPIFQNRTRGIGAISRGDAISWGFTGPCLRAAGVPYDVRKAYPYYDYDKFEFDIPTGANGDTFDRYMVRMEEMRQSLRIIRQAIDNLPEGSVQSDDKRVSLPAKEQVYTNIEALMNHFKLVMEGILPQEGEIYSYTEAANGELGYYIVSDGSKNPYRLKLRPPCFPLYQAFPHMLKGGMVSDAIAILGSLNIIAGELER is encoded by the coding sequence ATAAGATTACAGTAAGGATTTTAAAGGAAAATAATCCTGATTCAATAATAAAAGTTGATGACTATTTAGGTAACCTGTCAGTAACAGTAAAAAAAGGTTCTCTTATTCCTGTTTGTCAGACCCTCAGAGACAACAGCGAACTTGCCTATAATCTCCTTCTTGATGTCTGCGGTGTTGATTATTTAGGAAAAAGGGAAAAACGTTTTGAGGTTGTCTATCATTTATATTCAATTGATAAAAAACAGAGGGTAAGGCTCAAGGTTCCCCTTAGTGAAAAGGAGGCTGAGGTAGAGACAGTCAGCCGTCTGTGGAATAGCGCAAACTGGTTTGAAAGGGAAACCTATGAGATGTTTGGAATAAGGTTTAAAGGTCATCCTAATCTGACAAGGCTTTTAACACATGACCAGTTTCAGGGTTATCCGTTGAGAAAAGACTACGACCCTGCAAAAAGGCACAAGTGTACTGGTGTCAGGGAGTATCTTAGAGAAGAATTCAGGGAATTGAGCAAAGAGAGAACTGTTCTCAACATTGGTCCCTCCCATCCAACAATGCACGGAGTTTTAAGGCTACAGGTTCTTCTTGAGGGGGAGACAATTGTAGATGCAGAGGCAGAGATAGGATACCTTCACAGATGTTTTGAGAAGATGTGCGAGACCCATACCTATACAGGTGTTATTCCCTATACTGACCGTCTCAATTACTGCTCGTCTTTTTTAAACAATGTTGGATATGTAATGGCTGTTGAAAGATTCATGGGGATAGAAGTGCCAAAAAGGGCTCAGTACATAAGGGTAATTTTAAGTGAGTTTTCAAGGATAATTGACCACATGGTTTGCATTGGCGCAAACCTTGTTGATATCGGAGCACTTACAAATTTCTGGTATTTATTCAGACCAAGAGAAGAGGTTTACAGCCTGATAGAATCCTGCTGCGGCTCAAGGCTTACCACAAATTATACAAGAATCGGAGGGCTTTCAAATGATGTTCCTTCTGATTTCAGGGAGAGGGTTGAAAAACTTCTCAATGAACTGCCAAGGTTTATAGATGATGTTGACAGGCTCAACACAAAGAATCCAATATTCCAGAACAGGACAAGGGGTATTGGAGCAATATCAAGAGGGGATGCAATCTCCTGGGGTTTTACAGGACCGTGCCTGCGTGCAGCAGGGGTTCCCTATGATGTGCGTAAAGCCTATCCCTATTATGATTATGACAAGTTTGAATTTGATATCCCGACAGGGGCAAATGGAGATACTTTTGACAGGTATATGGTGAGGATGGAGGAAATGCGCCAGAGCTTGAGGATAATAAGACAGGCTATTGATAATCTTCCTGAAGGCTCTGTTCAGAGTGATGATAAGAGGGTTTCACTTCCAGCAAAAGAGCAGGTTTATACAAACATTGAAGCCCTGATGAACCATTTCAAGCTGGTAATGGAGGGAATCCTTCCTCAGGAAGGAGAAATATATTCCTATACAGAGGCTGCCAATGGCGAGCTTGGATATTATATAGTAAGCGATGGGAGTAAAAACCCTTACAGATTAAAGCTCAGGCCTCCCTGTTTTCCTCTTTACCAGGCTTTTCCTCATATGCTCAAGGGAGGAATGGTTTCAGATGCAATAGCAATCCTCGGGAGCTTGAATATAATTGCAGGAGAACTGGAAAGGTAA